One segment of Pirellulales bacterium DNA contains the following:
- a CDS encoding NAD(P)H-hydrate dehydratase, translated as MPTPPLPKLAPRPPDSHKGNFGHALLVGGSRGMAGSISLSGMAALRSGAGLVTVATSESCQPVVAGFEASYMTVPLPCDDQGRLAKAAHRRIAEIAAKCTTIGCGPGLQVTPDLDYLVGRMYFEFTQPAVFDADALNALSTQPDLFSRHAGPRILTPHPGEFARLAGIAKLDPAEREDRARDFAIRGKLIVVLKGHRTIVTDGHDLYENHTGNPGMATGGAGDVLTGIITALLGQGLSPFEAAQLGVHVHGLAGDLAAEALGQVSLIASDLLRFLPEAFKRMA; from the coding sequence CAAACTTGCCCCGCGACCGCCCGATAGTCACAAAGGAAATTTTGGGCACGCATTACTTGTGGGTGGCTCGCGCGGCATGGCCGGTTCCATTTCGCTTTCCGGCATGGCCGCCCTCCGCAGCGGCGCAGGCCTGGTCACCGTCGCTACTTCCGAAAGCTGCCAGCCCGTGGTCGCCGGCTTCGAGGCTTCCTATATGACCGTGCCCCTGCCGTGCGATGACCAAGGCCGCCTCGCCAAAGCCGCTCACCGCCGAATTGCCGAAATCGCCGCCAAATGCACCACCATCGGTTGCGGACCGGGATTGCAAGTCACGCCCGACCTCGATTATCTCGTCGGACGCATGTATTTCGAGTTCACCCAGCCCGCCGTCTTCGATGCCGATGCTCTCAACGCACTGTCCACACAGCCCGATTTATTTTCGCGCCATGCCGGCCCGCGCATTCTCACGCCTCATCCGGGCGAATTTGCTCGCCTGGCGGGTATTGCCAAGCTTGATCCGGCCGAGCGCGAAGACCGCGCCCGAGATTTCGCCATTCGCGGCAAATTGATTGTCGTGCTGAAAGGCCACCGTACCATCGTGACCGATGGCCACGATCTGTACGAAAACCATACCGGCAACCCCGGCATGGCCACCGGTGGCGCTGGCGACGTGCTAACCGGTATCATCACCGCGCTGTTAGGGCAAGGTCTTTCGCCGTTTGAAGCCGCGCAGTTGGGGGTACACGTCCACGGACTGGCCGGCGATCTCGCAGCCGAAGCCCTGGGCCAAGTTTCTCTCATCGCCAGCGACCTGCTCCGCTTCCTGCCCGAAGCGTTCAAACGTATGGCCTAG